From Corallococcus macrosporus, the proteins below share one genomic window:
- a CDS encoding class I SAM-dependent methyltransferase — MTPLPLAVTTSTKTDVATVREARAVAARWNLPFLSRRSSEGIAPWLGTKVEALLVVGGDGVTLWEPQGSFGFHAGMAHLRRMRLRQGQRDDAFLKVAEIVPGDAVLDCTLGLAQDALVASLAVGPTGRVVCLEKSLPLCIVAAEGLQRYHRGADSCAIEVLHADAHAYLKTLPAKSFDVVFFDPMFAKPKKAQPAFDVLRRFAEHAPLTPEAVEEGRRVARRWVVVKGARHTDDLKKLGIEPAPTSRFRDVIWGRVLAEK; from the coding sequence ATGACCCCGCTCCCCCTCGCCGTCACTACCAGCACGAAGACGGACGTGGCCACGGTGCGCGAGGCGCGGGCCGTGGCCGCGCGGTGGAACCTTCCGTTCCTTTCTCGCCGCTCCAGTGAGGGCATCGCGCCCTGGCTGGGCACGAAGGTGGAGGCGCTGCTTGTCGTCGGTGGCGATGGCGTGACGCTGTGGGAGCCGCAGGGGTCGTTTGGCTTCCATGCCGGCATGGCGCACTTGCGGCGCATGCGCCTTCGTCAGGGACAGCGCGACGACGCGTTCCTCAAGGTCGCCGAAATCGTCCCGGGTGACGCCGTGCTCGACTGCACCCTGGGCCTGGCCCAGGATGCGCTGGTGGCTTCGCTCGCCGTGGGACCCACGGGGCGGGTCGTCTGCCTGGAGAAGAGCCTGCCTCTTTGCATCGTCGCGGCGGAGGGGCTCCAGCGCTACCACCGGGGCGCGGACTCGTGCGCCATCGAAGTGCTCCACGCGGACGCGCATGCGTACCTGAAGACGCTGCCCGCGAAGTCCTTCGACGTCGTCTTCTTCGACCCGATGTTCGCCAAACCCAAGAAGGCCCAGCCCGCCTTCGACGTCCTGCGCCGCTTCGCGGAGCACGCCCCCCTCACCCCCGAAGCGGTGGAGGAGGGGAGGCGCGTCGCCCGCCGATGGGTCGTCGTGAAGGGCGCCCGCCACACCGATGACCTGAAGAAGCTGGGCATCGAACCGGCGCCCACCTCGCGCTTCAGAGACGTCATCTGGGGGCGAGTTTTGGCTGAAAAATAA
- a CDS encoding DUSAM domain-containing protein: protein MVLDVRRRSATASMVEDLEGDWHQLRVLDTRAQQAGTVALDDALRTLLRRAGPSVAMPSTEVEACLRTPEAALALLHQMRQRVTEGSRRMSDALHRMYRLRDQGDLDGARQQMRDLLAVEVVPYYRELAQGQLADLD from the coding sequence ATGGTCCTGGACGTGCGGCGAAGGAGCGCCACTGCATCCATGGTCGAAGACCTCGAAGGCGACTGGCATCAACTCCGTGTCCTCGACACGCGCGCTCAACAGGCAGGAACGGTCGCCCTGGATGACGCCCTGCGCACGCTCCTGCGCAGGGCCGGCCCTTCCGTGGCCATGCCCTCCACAGAAGTAGAAGCCTGCCTGCGCACCCCGGAAGCCGCGCTCGCTCTCCTCCACCAGATGCGCCAACGCGTCACGGAGGGCTCCCGGCGCATGAGCGACGCACTCCACCGCATGTACCGTCTTCGCGACCAGGGCGACCTGGACGGCGCGCGCCAGCAGATGCGCGACCTGCTCGCCGTGGAGGTCGTGCCCTACTACCGCGAACTCGCGCAGGGCCAGCTCGCGGACCTGGACTGA